From a single Candoia aspera isolate rCanAsp1 chromosome 10, rCanAsp1.hap2, whole genome shotgun sequence genomic region:
- the ZNF574 gene encoding zinc finger protein 574: MMAEPAEETLLYVEHRYVCSECSQQFSSLEDALVHQQSHMCSQEQQYEVVGLAEAGLMASGEAGLYQTVTVQESQYQCLECGQILMSPSQLLEHQEMHLKMVTHEPEPLVKPLSSSQIHYECTECKALFTSQDVWLAHRQSHRKPPEPAAPPPQSQALVNLEHSYRKPEDGGDSCGTVQLLLYECGECFQLFQSTTDFLEHQASHQVIQPTPGTQVRELPVSCPAEPKELLPPSLMAVQNGAVPAQIQTSVTATDHSYELKNNPGEQPLRKVKQAAKEYLCTECDQLFPSAHKLQLHMRSHRQGAFKCPLCSKVLPSPAALEKHREEHSGESRFLCVDCGLGFGTEAVLLSHRRTHSPNPLYRCTCGKTFINMTKFLYHRRSHSANSTQTYELLSSPPEDPPLEEEPPEASEQSEKKPEVVPLALICSVDNSVMSVDGDAQEKKSEFQCLMCGKAFPKQTQLSRHQRFAHKMERRHKCLTCGKMFKKKSHMRNHLLTHTGERPYHCKECGKSFNSPANLQRHRLTHTGERPYRCDICQKCFTQSSTLQQHLLVHSRHYPYKCQECGSVFHRPYRLLMHRYHHTGEYPYKCQTCGRSFLLRRLLEVHQLSHTGQQPHRCTSGCGAAFVTAEQLKEHKCGKMSRHFECSVCGKKVGSTVQLRAHERLHGDIQIPEGAEEEPPALEPPPPRPRRPACPKAFECSDCKKLFSTETSLQVHRRIHTGERPYPCPDCGKAFRQSTHLKDHRRLHTGEKPFKCDECGKAFTIAVRLAEHKRIHTGERPYHCDACGKAYRSFSNLWKHRKMHQQQRLQHEQEVMAEAVAAAAAAAAAAAAAATATSSASAASSEQVYGNTVTIMETIPVVETIEIYPTDGGVHFENIQVENVQIGGV, encoded by the coding sequence ACAGTGACTGTGCAGGAAAGCCAGTACCAGTGTTTGGAGTGTGGACAGATTCTCATGTCTCCAAGTCAGTTGCTTGAACACCAGGAGATGCACCTGAAGATGGTTACTCATGAACCAGAACCTTTGGTCAAACCTCTGAGTTCCAGTCAGATCCACTATGAGTGCACAGAATGCAAAGCACTGTTTACCAGTCAGGATGTGTGGCTTGCCCACCGTCAGAGCCACCGCAAGCCACCAGAGccagcagctcctcctcctcagagTCAGGCACTTGTAAACCTGGAGCATTCGTACCGTAAGCCAGAGGATGGAGGAGATTCCTGCGGAACTGTGCAGTTATTGTTGTATGAGTGTGGTGAGTGTTTCCAGCTGTTTCAGTCAACCACAGACTTCCTAGAACACCAGGCCTCACATCAGGTGATACAACCAACCCCAGGGACACAAGTGAGAGAGTTGCCTGTATCTTGCCCTGCAGAGCCAAAGGAGTTGTTGCCACCAAGTTTAATGGCTGTACAAAACGGTGCTGTGCCAGCACAAATCCAGACTAGTGTCACAGCCACGGACCACAGTTACGAACTTAAAAACAACCCTGGGGAGCAGCCACTCCGCAAAGTGAAGCAGGCCGCTAAGGAATACTTGTGCACCGAGTGTGACCAGCTGTTTCCGTCGGCCCATAAGCTCCAGCTGCACATGAGGAGTCATCGGCAGGGTGCCTTCAAATGCCCGCTTTGTAGTAAGGTGCTTCCCTCTCCAGCTGCCCTTGAGAAACATCGGGAGGAGCACAGTGGGGAGTCGCGCTTCCTCTGTGTGGACTGTGGCTTGGGCTTTGGCACCGAGGCAGTGCTGTTGTCCCATCGGCGCACTCATTCCCCAAACCCCCTGTACCGCTGCACCTGCGGCAAGACTTTCATCAACATGACAAAGTTCCTCTATCATCGGCGCTCCCACAGTGCCAATTCTACACAGACCTACGAATTGCTTTCGTCTCCCCCTGAGGACCCGCCACTTGAGGAAGAGCCACCAGAAGCCTCAGAGCAATCAGAGAAAAAGCCAGAAGTGGTCCCGTTGGCCCTCATTTGTTCTGTGGACAACAGTGTCATGTCAGTTGACGGCGATGCTCAGGAGAAAAAATCTGAGTTCCAGTGCCTGATGTGTGGCAAGGCCTTTCCCAAGCAGACACAGCTGTCGCGCCATCAGCGCTTTGCCCACAAGATGGAGCGCCGCCACAAATGCTTGACGTGTGGCAAGATGTTTAAGAAGAAGTCCCACATGCGCAACCATCTCTTGACTCATACTGGGGAAAGGCCGTACCACTGCAAGGAGTGTGGCAAAAGCTTCAATTCGCCAGCCAATCTGCAGCGCCATCGCCTGACCCACACCGGCGAGCGTCCCTACCGGTGTGACATCTGTCAGAAGTGCTTCACACAGTCTTCCACACTGCAGCAGCATCTCCTGGTGCACAGTCGCCACTACCCTTACAAATGTCAGGAGTGTGGCAGCGTCTTCCACCGACCCTACCGCCTGCTCATGCACCGCTATCATCACACCGGGGAGTATCCCTACAAGTGCCAGACCTGCGGTCGCTCTTTTTTGCTTCGCCGTTTGCTGGAGGTTCACCAGCTGAGCCACACTGGCCAACAGCCGCACCGCTGCACCTCTGGCTGCGGAGCTGCCTTTGTCACCGCCGAGCAGCTGAAGGAGCATAAATGTGGCAAGATGAGTCGCCACTTCGAGTGCTCCGTATGCGGCAAGAAGGTTGGCTCGACGGTGCAGCTGAGGGCCCACGAGCGGCTGCATGGGGACATCCAAATCCCTGAGGGGGCGGAAGAAGAGCCGCCGGCGCTTGagccccccccaccccggccCCGCCGCCCCGCCTGCCCGAAAGCCTTCGAGTGCAGTGACTGCAAGAAATTGTTCAGCACGGAGACGTCGCTGCAGGTCCACCGCCGCATCCACACCGGGGAGCGTCCCTACCCTTGCCCGGATTGCGGGAAGGCCTTCCGGCAGTCCACCCACCTCAAGGATCATCGGCGCTTGCACACCGGGGAGAAGCCCTTTAAATGCGATGAATGTGGGAAGGCGTTCACTATTGCCGTGCGGTTGGCAGAGCACAAGCGGATTCACACTGGAGAACGCCCGTACCATTGCGATGCTTGCGGCAAGGCGTACCGTTCTTTCTCCAATCTCTGGAAGCATCGTAAAATGCATCAGCAGCAGCGCCTGCAGCATGAGCAGGAGGTCATGGCAGAGGCTGTTGCTGCAGCCGCAGCTGCTGCAGCTGCCGCAGCAGCCGCTGCAACAGCCACGTCCTCTGCCTCGGCGGCATCAAGTGAACAAGTCTATGGCAACACTGTGACCATTATGGAAACCATCCCTGTTGTGGAGACCATTGAAATCTACCCAACTGATGGAGGGGTTCACTTTGAGAATATCCAAGTGGAAAATGTCCAGATTGGGGGAGTTTGA